In Carya illinoinensis cultivar Pawnee chromosome 7, C.illinoinensisPawnee_v1, whole genome shotgun sequence, the following are encoded in one genomic region:
- the LOC122317169 gene encoding protein RMD5 homolog — protein sequence MELNSIKDAFDRVAKKQKLSCSKSQEVIDQIIQEIERALGKIQPSPSDYKHVLSDLQTTLKDIAPLSQLEGTQKELNIALSKYAKVIEKSFNPDIAKAYRNIEFDVHTVNQIIAVHFYRQGFFDIGDCFISEARELESVASMKSSFLEMYQILEAMKHWNLEPALNWAANNSDKLKQNGSDLVLRLHSMQFLEILKKGSRNEALKYVRNHLTPLSSDHMAELQKLMACLLFTGRLDSSPYSALISPTNWEKLAEELSKQFCNILGYSFESPLSVTIAAGIQGLPPLLKFMNVMAGKKQEWQTMKQLPVPVELDKEFQFHSVFVCPVSKEQSTDDNPPMLMPCGHVLCKQSIMKMSKNSSKSFKCPYCPSDVEATKCRQLYL from the coding sequence ATGGAGCTGAATAGTATTAAAGATGCTTTTGACCGTGTTGCAAAGAAACAAAAGCTGTCCTGTTCTAAAAGTCAAGAAGTGATTGACCAGATTATccaagaaattgagagggcattAGGGAAAATACAGCCGTCCCCTTCTGATTATAAACATGTCCTTTCTGATCTTCAAACCACACTAAAAGATATTGCTCCACTCAGTCAGCTGGAGGGTACCCAAAAGGAGCTGAACATAGCACTAAGCAAGTATGCAAAGGTTATTGAGAAATCTTTTAATCCAGACATAGCTAAGGCTTATCGAAACATTGAATTCGATGTGCACACGGTGAACCAGATAATTGCCGTCCATTTCTATCGACAAGGTTTTTTTGACATTGGTGACTGCTTCATAAGCGAGGCCAGGGAACTAGAATCTGTTGCTTCTATGAAATCCTCATTTTTGGAAATGTATCAGATACTTGAAGCTATGAAGCATTGGAACCTAGAGCCAGCGCTGAACTGGGCAGCAAACAACTCTGATAAACTTAAACAAAATGGATCAGACCTTGTTCTGAGACTTCACAGCATGCAGTTTCTGGAAATACTGAAGAAGGGAAGTAGAAATGAAGCTCTGAAGTATGTCAGAAATCACCTCACTCCCCTTTCTTCCGACCACATGGCTGAATTACAGAAGCTCATGGCCTGTCTTCTCTTCACTGGAAGACTTGATAGCTCCCCATACTCTGCATTAATATCACCAACTAATTGGGAGAAATTAGCTGAGGAGCTAAGCAAACAGTTCTGCAATATTCTTGGGTACTCTTTTGAGAGCCCGTTGAGTGTGACTATAGCAGCAGGGATCCAGGGGTTGCCACCTCTTTTGAAGTTTATGAATGTGATGGCAGGGAAGAAGCAGGAATGGCAGACCATGAAGCAGTTGCCTGTGCCAGTGGAGTTGGACAAGGAATTTCAGTTCCATTCCGTCTTTGTATGTCCAGTGTCCAAGGAGCAATCGACCGACGATAACCCACCAATGTTGATGCCATGTGGCCATGTGCTGTGCAAGCAATCAATTATGAAGATGTCGAAGAACAGCTCAAAATCTTTCAAGTGCCCTTACTGTCCATCCGATGTTGAAGCAACAAAATGTAGGCAACTTTATTTGTGA
- the LOC122316471 gene encoding E3 ubiquitin-protein ligase WAVH1 — protein MVTGWRRAFCTSIPKDRETKVLTEKHRQQQQQHCENSNVVQSPKLSSKFGFFSSPSTPRLQSQPVSSPSLRCRTTSSTTTPTPTSSVPNSPKLQCKTPTTPKNNGPGLFQHSNHLSPKSPSSLSLLKASLRLSKSRCGICLQSVKTGQGTAIFTAECSHTFHFHCISSHIKKSQLLICPDCSATWKDLPLLAFHQTQNQDNNQANKTCDNNCNRESKVRDVNTKWVRVYNDDEPLMSPTLGARFNPIPESDENEEEENGAVEFQGFFVNSCPSSSPSDGRVTSDHILRNVEVRLLPDAAVVAIGKSYETYAVVLKVKAPPSPVLKPSHRAPIDLVTVLDVSRSMSGSKLQMMKRAMRLVISSLSTTDRLSIVAFSASSKRLLPLTRMTAKGRRSARKIVEAMGCIGDGTCPNDALMKAAKVLEDRRERNPVASIILLSNGDDERGSMSSANRKRSSPAVVSSTRFAHWEIPVHTVGFNDSGAYGHAHPEDAFAKCVGGLLSVVVQDLRFQLGFVSGSAPAEIAAVYSLTGRPASLGSCWARLGDLYAEEERELLVELKRPASSIGSHLLSVRPSYRDPSTQELVYLKEQTFLVPRPHSVRSSSPNIQRLRNLHVTTRAVAESRRLIEHNNLSGAHHLLSSARALLMKSSSHSVEEFLRGLEAELTELQRRRQQHQQLQSQRQGGNNGLDLSRVDEKPEPLTPTSAWRAAERLAKVAIMRKSMNRVSDLHGFENARF, from the exons ATGGTGACTGGTTGGAGACGAGCGTTCTGCACATCCATCCCCAAAGATAGAGAAACCAAAGTATTAACAGAGAAGCATCGTCAGCAACAGCAGCAGCATTGCGAGAATAGCAACGTCGTCCAAAGTCCAAAACTCAGCTCCAAGTTCGGTTTTTTCTCCAGCCCATCCACGCCTCGGTTGCAGTCTCAACCCGTCTCGAGCCCCAGCCTCCGGTGCCGAACCACCTCCTCCACCACCACACCCACACCCACTTCGTCGGTACCCAATAGCCCAAAACTTCAATGCAAAACACCAACTACCCCAAAGAACAACGGCCCCGGATTGTTCCAGCACTCCAATCACCTCTCCCCCAAATCACCCTCCAGCCTCTCACTCCTCAAAGCCAGCTTACGACTCTCCAAA AGTAGATGCGGAATCTGCTTACAGAGCGTGAAGACTGGTCAAGGAACAGCTATTTTCACCGCCGAATGCTCGCACACTTTTCACTTCCATTGCATATCTTCGCACATAAAAAAGAGCCAGCTTTTGATTTGCCCTGACTGCAGCGCAACCTGGAAGGATCTTCCTTTGCTCGCTTTCCACCAGACCCAGAATCAAGATAATAACCAAGCAAATAAAACTTGTGATAACAACTGTAATAGAGAATCCAAAGTCAGAGATGTCAATACGAAGTGGGTTAGAGTATACAATGATGATGAGCCTTTGATGTCTCCCACTTTGGGTGCTCGGTTCAATCCCATACCGGAATCCGATGAGAACGAAGAGGAAGAAAACGGCGCCGTTGAGTTCCAAGGATTTTTCGTAAATTCTTGTCCCTCTTCTTCCCCGAGTGATGGAAGAGTCACGAGTGATCACATACTCAGAAACGTCGAAGTGAGGTTGTTACCGGATGCCGCGGTAGTAGCCATAGGTAAAAGCTACGAGACCTACGCCGTCGTTCTGAAGGTCAAAGCCCCGCCTTCTCCAGTTCTGAAACCGTCGCATAGGGCTCCGATTGACTTGGTGACGGTGCTTGATGTGAGTCGGAGCATGAGCGGATCCAAGTTACAGATGATGAAACGTGCTATGAGATTGGTCATATCGTCGCTCTCTACGACGGATCGTCTCTCGATCGTTGCCTTCTCCGCGAGCTCCAAGCGGTTGTTGCCTCTGACGAGGATGACTGCGAAAGGACGGAGATCGGCGAGAAAGATCGTCGAGGCTATGGGTTGTATCGGTGACGGAACGTGCCCGAACGATGCGCTTATGAAGGCCGCTAAAGTACTCGAAGATCGACGGGAGAGGAACCCCGTAGCCAGCATTATTCTTCTATCCAACGGTGACGACGAACGCGGGTCAATGAGCTCTGCCAATCGGAAGCGCTCATCTCCAGCAGTCGTGTCGTCCACGCGATTCGCTCACTGGGAAATCCCTGTCCATACCGTGGGGTTTAACGATAGTGGCGCGTACGGACACGCGCATCCAGAAGACGCATTTGCCAAGTGTGTGGGTGGTCTGTTGAGCGTTGTGGTTCAGGATCTAAGGTTTCAACTCGGGTTCGTTTCCGGGTCGGCACCGGCGGAGATTGCGGCGGTATATTCTTTAACAGGTCGGCCGGCGTCGCTCGGATCCTGTTGGGCCCGGCTGGGCGATCTCTACGCCGAGGAAGAGAGGGAACTGCTCGTGGAATTGAAAAGACCGGCTTCTTCCATCGGGTCCCACCTGCTGTCCGTACGACCCTCTTACAGAGACCCTTCGACCCAAGAGCTCGTGTATTTGAAAGAACAGACGTTCCTCGTCCCGCGTCCACACTCCGTCCGATCCTCATCTCCTAACATCCAACGGCTGAGAAATCTCCACGTCACCACTCGCGCCGTGGCCGAGTCTCGGCGGCTGATCGAGCACAACAATCTCTCCGGAGCCCACCATTTGCTGTCCTCGGCTCGAGCCTTGCTGATGAAGTCGAGCTCCCACTCGGTCGAGGAGTTCTTGCGCGGCTTGGAAGCGGAGCTAACCGAGCTTCAGCGGCGGCGGCAGCAACATCAGCAGCTGCAGAGCCAAAGACAGGGAGGAAACAACGGACTGGACCTCAGTCGAGTGGATGAGAAGCCGGAGCCGCTTACGCCGACTTCGGCTTGGAGAGCTGCCGAGAGATTGGCTAAAGTGGCGATTATGAGGAAGTCAATGAACAGAGTCAGCGATTTGCACGGCTTTGAAAATGCCAGATTTTAA